The following coding sequences are from one Oncorhynchus nerka isolate Pitt River linkage group LG6, Oner_Uvic_2.0, whole genome shotgun sequence window:
- the taf7 gene encoding transcription initiation factor TFIID subunit 7, with the protein MLVCTLDGDLYPPPEEPTGTVDPKKKKVKDEVKSFVWNHGMMEYHMQVDGVKAKLKETGARKKQQEDLIMKVENQLASLQEQLDSLIEK; encoded by the exons ATGCTGGTGTGCACTTTGGACGGAGACCTCTACCCTCCCCCGGAGGAGCCCACTGGTACTGTAGACCCCAAGAAGAAGAAGGTCAAAGACGAGGTCAAGAGCTTTGTGTGGAACCATGGCA TGATGGAGTACCACATGCAGGTAGACGGTGTGAAGGCCAAGCTGAAGGAGACGGGCGCCCGCAAGAAACAACAGGAGGACCTCATCATGAAGGTGGAGAACCAG CTGGCCTCGCTTCAGGAGCAGCTGGACTCACTGATCGAGAAGTGA